The sequence ATAAAgcacccaaaaataaaaaggaaacaaaacaaatgggcCATGTAAGCTTCCAATCACCATTTGGTCATGGGATCATGGTACCTTTAAACCGAATTCAAAAACTTATGTCAAAATATACACCGAAAAACTATATTCCATAAAGCACGATCCTCTGCCTACAATTTTGATACTAGTGAAATTCAAAGTAAAAACACCCTGGACATAGTATCCTAAATTACCCAATTGAGGATTAAGTCTGAAATTTACACTACCTCCATTTATATGCTCACACACCTACTTGCTACCAAACTCGGAGTAACccgaaaatgaatgaaatgctaATGTGAAGTATAAACATATTCCTCCAATCACTACCCAGTTATAGAATATAAATCTTCAAGTGAATACGAAATCCAATACAAAACAAGATTCAAGATTTGTGGAATTCAAACAGTGAAACAAGTGCTTGGAAACAAACCCATTAACCAAACAAGCTACAAACCCGGAAAATCAATGCCTAAACAAAATTCACGAGAGATAGGAAAAATGGTGAAAACTGAGGCGCACCCTTTTCGAATGGTGGATGATACGAGATGCGTAAGTCATATTTCTCCGGTATCAAACCGATCAAACAAACAGTGCCCAAGAAACCAGCGAACCCAAAAAAACTcgaaaaaaattggaaatttaTGGGATTGCGACGATTGCCACGGAAGAGGAACCCAATGAGTTTATTGCAAATTGtgtgtatataaatataaatatttgtgTAATGAGTGAAAAACGATTGTGCGATCGAGGGAGAGGGTGAAAGaaaatggaggaggaggagaggtaAAGGGGAAGAGTTTGGGCTGGGCTTTTTGGATTGTTTGGTTGACAGAGGTGGGTAGGCGCCCGCCTTTCTGGAATTACCTAACCCTTTGAGCTCAAGTCAGTAGACTCaaggttggtttggtattgttgtattttgaaaaaaaattgtttctgctgtgctatgaaaataagttcatttttactgcttcatatttttattttttttcacttaaaactgtgaaaataagttgtttttaagtgtttaccaaacatatttttaaactcaattttcttttatattcactttttataaaaataccAAGTACCAAAACAGCACTCAGAAGTGCCTCAGATCTGAGTAGGTGCGTGTTTGTTAGCTGTCTGCTGCATAATATATTGTGCCCAAATGATACTATTTTATTGCGGCCGAAATTACAAAAAGGAATAAACGTGGAGCTTTCATTGTTATTTATAACCAGCGAATCTGTTTAAGGATATCTATGAAACAAGTCACGGGACGTATTAATTTACGTATTATAATAGAAATGAACGATATAATTGATGTGTTTGATTTTAGGTATAATAGTTAAAATAAATGTGTTATAATTTAAGAGAGATAGTAACATTACATGACTGTTATGAAAAATCAATCATAACAAAGAAGTTTAAGTTCAATTGCGACGAATAATAAGTTTGATACCTAATAGTTTGGTCGTTCTATTAGGTattagatttatttatttatttatttgtaatatTAGGTATCAGATTATGAGAATTAAACTGGCATAAGTCGGTTGCCAAAAAAGCCACTTTTATGGAAGGAAGGAATATATAAAAACTCTCAATTAGTTACTAGTCatactaggggtgggcaaacgggtagagGAACCGCGAGTCGGGGCGGGTAATGTAGGTTCGGGGTGGGTACGGGCCGGTTCCAAATATTTTAGAAACTAAACGGGGCGGGCCGGGCTGGGCCATTGTCATTTACGGGGCGGGCCGAGTCCTACATCCTAGAAAAACGGGGCCCCGGATTGACCCGTTTCTATTTATAATGAACGGTTAAGATTGAATGATAATCTATCATTCAATCTAAACCGTTAGTTTCAACCCTACCCTTACCGAGTCTAGTCCGGGTTTCCATTTTCCAGATTCATAATTTCAGATCAGTCTCTCGACTCTCTCACAGTCACTCACTCCCACCTCTCCTCCACCATCCGTCAGTCCATAACCCTCGACTCCGAGTCCGACGCCGCACCAACACAACGGCAGAACCTGGATTCTCTCCTCTTCGAATTcgcactctctctttctctcgtcACAGACTCGCAGCGTCTTCGTTCTAAGGTAAAAACCCTAACAAACAATTCGATCTCGCttctctcttttattttattcgtATTATGGGTTTGTGGACTGAGTGATTCGTATCTGAGTTTCAAGTTTTCAACCCTACCCTTACCGAGTCCAGGTTTCCATTTTCCAGATTCAGATCAGTCTCTCACAGTCAGTCACACAATGGCAGAACCTCGAATCCGTATCCCTCGACTCCGACGCTGCACCAACACAACGGCAGAACCTCAAATCTCTCCTCTTCGAAttcgcactctctctctctctcgtcgcAACCTCTTCGTTCTCAGGTAAAAACCCTAACAAACAATCTCGCTTCTCTCTTTTATTTGATTCGTATTATTGGTTTGTGGACTGAGTGATTCGTATCTAAGTAAAAACCCTAGGCAACTATTTGAATCCTGTTATTGACTCTCAAATATTCTGTAAAATGTAAATATGTGATAATTGTTCTGTAAATATTGGTATTTGGAAGTGTTAAATGAAAGTTGAAATGCATAGGTGCCTTagatttttgtattattattctgtaAATATGTGATAGAAAAACCAGACTTTCGAATTTCAATATGCAGCTGGCTTTGTCCTGCTTGCCAGGAAACCCCATGGCCACTGTTCTGACTTTCTGATCAATTTAGGTAGACTTGTGTAATGCAAATCCTTTGCATGGTACctcttttggattcttttttttgttgagcTGCTATTTGATTTCGTTGCTAGAGACATATGTGTAGTGAATATTTGAGACAGAATACTTGAAGCTAGACCGAATAAttaatttcagaaatagtgtgcaGTGAATGCTAATGTAGGTTACCCATGAATCATAGCAAGGCAATTAGGAATAGTTTGATGTTGGACGTtaaactcaaatgaataaactttaaatttcaatgattcaATGAGAATAGTTTGATGTTGGACGTTAAAAATGtcatgtttatatactatttttccttACAGATTCAATGAGGAATGTTGTTGGAACGTGGACGTTGGATGTGGTATGATTTTTGTATGTTGATTTGATTTTTAGATGTTGGACGATGTAATGTTGTTATTTTGGATGTATTGTTAATCTATGAATTTGGACGATGtgttgttcttttgtttttttggactCTCGGAATTTGGATGTGTTGTTATTTTGGACGTTGGTAGTGCCGTGGTAGAATCATAGAAAGAATCTGTGCAATTGCAGCAATCTGGGCAAATGCAATCTGTGCAAAACTGCAGATTGCAGCAATCTGTGCAAATTGCAACAATCTGTGCAATTGCATtctgtgcaattttttttttaataacccaaagaaaaaaaaaaaaaaaccaaggacCCGTGGACCCGGCCCGTTTCAACCGGGCCGGGTAAGGTCCAGTTCCTATATTCAAAACTGTAATGCCcagcccggcccggcccgtttCCTTTGCACCCGGGTCCGGTCCGGTCCCTCCAAAAatgggcccggcccggcccgtgcccacccctaagtCATACTCTAACACAAATCTTTAAAAGTAAGAGCCAAAAGGATTCAGGCTGTCTTGAAAGCATATGTTTTTATGTTAGAACAAACATATGTTAGGAGGCTTGCCAACATAATGTTTTTACTGGCCTTCATTAACGCGCTCACGCGTATGCAGAACAGGGTCGGTCCTGAGATTTTTGAGGCTCAGGACAACGTAAAAAAATATACCCTAACTccatataataaaaattatttgtttttacagGTTGAACTTCGATAAAATAACACTTAGACAAGCACaccaaatttaataatttagaaGGAGTAATGTtaagaagactaaatttgtgGACAAAATAtggtaaactaaatgacatggaagttgatgattggattattatttaaggattgattaacgtgcttatttctattGATGACACAACATTTGGTTTGAGAGAAGGGAACCAAAAAACCTGGGCTTACAAGTAAATGTTTCCCCTCGAAATTTTGGAGTGCTTTTATATAAAACTGTGagatgttttttcttatttacttacTTTGTCAATATGTgactaaaaaaatatatcatatttttgagtttttaattgAAATGTATAAGCAATGCATGAGAGAATTAAAGATAATTAAAATTCTGAGTCCCACCACCTATCTTTGTTCTTCCTCaaactttaaattttatctCTTTCACTTCCTCCACGGGTCGCAACAGCTATGTCTCTCAACATAGAATCTCTCATCATCGTTCACATTTTAACCCCTAAATCTTGTAGAACTAATGACATTTTTTTCGTAATTTTTTCTGAAATTCGTTAACTaggtaaattcatcaaaatccttCTCCAATTCTACCTCTTCCTCCCTATGCCTTTGCAATTTTCTCTGACCTACAACCATATGTAATTGTTAttgtaaaattattttttcaagaattatatttctttataaataaaataagagaaattGAGAGGCATGGCTTATGACTGCTGCCTAGGGAAGTTAAAAGAAATGACAAAAGGGTTGAGGAAGAACATTAATAGATGTTGGGCACCATATTTCtaatttattgttttattaAAATACATCCCGGTGTTGGGCACCATATTTCTAATTTATTGttttaacttatttgtattttagTTTGTTGTGCAAATTACATCCCGATGTTAAATGGTGAGGGGAAAGGCATGAAAGGAAAAGCATAACGTGCCTCGCCTTGATCCCAAATAGAATATcgtaaaaaattggaaaaaaaaatgaactcaTTGGGTTTCGAACACAACACTGTCCTATTAAGTAAGCAGCGAAACACCACCGCTCCTGCCTAAAGTTCTTGTTGATTTAACCAAGGTTTCAAAATTTATAGGCTTATGGAAATATATGCAAAAATACTACCCTATCAATTTTGGTGCCCCTCGAGTTTTTGGGCCCTAGACGGTCGCACTGCTAGCCCTGGGCCAGGGCTGGCCCTGACGcaaaagacattttttgaataTGGCATGCTATGCGTGACTTAcacattttaaatatattattatGCACGTGcaaaagactttttttttataactggtGAGCGCGTGAAGaaggcattttttgaatcatggCATGCTACGCACaacttatattttttaaatgtatTATTATGCGCATgcgaaaaaacctttttttataattagtgaGTGCATGCataagacattttttgaatcactacGTGCTACACacgacttacacgttttaaatgtattattATGCACGTGCGACATACCTTTTTTTATAACTGGAACTACATGTctcttaagatattttgaacgtgtttgaaaatagataaaataatatttaataaacaactgattgaatcacattattgctagcttattgtgaggtactaattaaaaaaaaacactatacaaaaagaattaattattaaaaaacactATTTATATGACGAAAATACTCTTGCATTATTTTGGATTgcttttgaacttttttgtttgaggggcatttttgtcctaaAAATTTTGGTGAAGCCAGTGATCCCAAAAGTGCCTCTTGTCTTTAAATataactagccttcatgcacgcgcTCAAGCGCGTGcagaagacattttttgaatcatgaCATACTACACGCGACTTACACGTTttcaatgtatttatatgcgtgaatTGACAAATGGAAAATCACATATttacttacacgttttaaatgtattcaTATGCATGAATTggcaaaaggaaagtcaaatatttaaagtaaatgaataatcttaaatCATGCTAGAAAAAACCCCTCACAAACCAATCAAAGCagttgaattcacataataaaatccgTCTTTCAATTTCCATTTACATTCTATTGAaattacattaagaatagagaaaataatatttaataaacaattgattgaatcacattattgctaacccattgtaaggctaagccaacctcctcccccttagtgtagataatatcgtttgttaaaaaaaaaaaacaatcatttgacaactaatttaatcacattattatgcgaGTGCGAAAGACATTTTTTATAATCAGCATTACATGccttttaagatgttttgaacgtgtttaaaaatagagaaaataatatttaatgaacaactaattgaatcacattattgctagcctattgtgaggtactaattaaaaaaattgtacaaacagaattaattattaaaaaaaaacattgttaaaatgacgaaaatatcCCAGCATTATTTTGGattgcttttgaaattttttgttttagggCAGTTTTGTTCCAACTTTTTTGATGAAGCTTGTGACCCAAAAATGGattgttggctttatatataaagaagatAAGATAAAAATGTTCTCATTTATAGTAGTAATCTTCTCAAAAATAGACGTATTCCAAGTAGAAATTAGAACCATACATTTAAGTTAATCCTAACAGGCAATACATTATCCAAGcaaacaattcaaagcattggTGATCTTCCATACATGATACATGTGAGGAGTAATCTCACTTTCAATTTTAATCTCCATAATTTGAGCAAAGTTTGACTTTAGTACATATAATTTCAATTGCCGCCACTCGTTTTAGTTACTAATATAAATAGGTTTCGTTTAAAATTGCTTTTATAAACAACACTTCTACTAATAAACGCTTGTAttataattgttttcattaaaaatatGTTGACATTTAAGTTCCTCGTTAAAAAGTACTTTTAGAAGGATTTCTTGAAACAACATTTGGTGATGAAACATATATGATCCATAAAAATTTCAAACCTTTTATAGAATATTTATCACTCAAGATCCTTGATGTTTTGTCAACGCATCAGTTTGTCTTTTATATTTCAAACTCATCACTTTCGTCCCTAATCTCTTGCTTTAGTCATCAATGTTGTCCTTCCAACTCCGTCAAAAAATCCGTTGGTGTGTTGACTTGgcattcattttattttaccaGTCGTTGGACCTTTTGGGCCGCGGAACATGAGTGTCTGGGGCCGACGTGAGACATGGATATCGTAAGATGGGCTTTTTTTTATCCAAACCACGAAAGGGCAGCGGAAAGCGGGAGAGAGGCACAGATGTCGTCCTTCCCTCGAAAGCCATAATATTTTAAGATAGAGACAGACACACACAGAGTTTTAGGCTGAGAAGTCAAGAGAGAAGGAGACTAGGAGAGAGAAAGCTtcggggggagagagagagggagaggggtaGAATGggaaaccaaaagcaaaagtgGACGGCGGCGGAGGAAGAAGCCCTACTCGCCGGAGTAGCGAAGCACGGACCAGGCAAGTGGAAGAACATCATCAAAGATCCCGAATGCGCCCCTTTCCTAATTCACCGCTCCAATATCGACCTCAAGGTTCCCTCCTATTTACATCTATTGCCACCTGTTCATCTTACTAAAAAGAAAAGTTCACTCTTTCCtcagttttcttatttttttagctAAATTTTGAAGTTGAAAAAATGAAACTGTAAAAAGTAAagtgccattttttttttcaaaaaaaaaaataaaaaaaaagctgagttGATGGTGGTTGAACTGTTAGGCAGATATATTATTCATTGAATTTCTGAGAAATATGCAATTTTCTGCTTAGAAAACCCTAGGTCTCCCAATTTCTGCCTGAAATTGACCAAAAATAATCATCAATTGATACAGACaaatatgcatgcatgtattttttgtatatatacacccacacacacacacacacacacacacacacacatatataattgtatatgaagaaaccctagttttggttTTGTCTAATCTGCATTTGCTATGGGTGTCTTGGCTGCTTCAGTAAATGAATTGATGATTTTGGTCCTTTCTTTTGCAACGTTATTTCCTTGTCTCGATTTTCGCTTGCGAATCAGGATAAGTGGAGGAACTTGGGTGTTAATTCTTGTGGACATGGTTCTAAGGAAAGACCAAGGGCTACAAAGATTAGAAAGGTTGTGGGTACCCAGCATGACATTGTTCAGAGCCCTGCTTCTGCTGCTTCAGTTCGACCCAATGCATCTCTCGTTGCTGTCACGAACGATGCTTTGAGTACAGCATCtgatgggaaaaatgctccaaGGTGTGTGCTTTTGTGATCCCGATGTTGTCAGGCCTTTAGATGGTGTGCTTCATATTTCTTTTTGATATCGCTTCTTTAGAACAAAATTCCGGTTGAAATGAACATGATGTTGGGGCCGTTTGAATTGAAGTAGAAGGGGTGTTTGCAAATGTATGGTATGTCATGTCAACCGATGTTTAGGATATAGGATTCAAAGATGGAGAGAAAAAAACTCCTGAATCCCGACATGCTATGAAGAGCTCTTTCAGTTTTTCCTCTTTTCAGACAACTGGAATTAAGAATTGAAATACGTTGTTTTTCCTAGAGAGCGGTTGAAACACAGTTCCAGGGACATAGAGATCTTTGAAAAATGCCAAACGTACCAAAATTTCTCAAACTAGACCCATTGTTGACCTTTTGTGTGATCTGATACAGTATGGTAGGAGGACATAGTAAAGCACTACAGTAGATAGTGAGGTATTTACTGCGGGTGCAGTACATTTGTATGGAACAGATGCTGCCTCCATTGTGATAGACATTAAAGTTTAGTTTGTTCTAGCTAGTGTAATTTTTCTGTACTATTTACAACGATTCAAAATTTGTCCGTTTAGGCTTTCACTCGTTCAACCATTCACTAATTTATTCTGTTTTCACAGTTGGTATCCACAGTTATTAATGTCTTTCTTCTACATTATGGATAAACTTTGTAGAGCTTTTTGTTTAAGTCATCTGCAGGGTACTTGATctgttcatttattttttcttatttttaaacaattttcgACAGGTATGATGCAATGATTTTTGAGGCCCTTTTAACGATGAAAGATAAGGATGGATCTACTATAGGTGCCATTCTTAACTATATTGAGGTCAGATGGAGGTCTTTTGTTATGTATTATTAAAAATATCTGATTAGTTCGATTTATTATGAAATATATGTATTAGGTTGTTGAATGTCCGTAGCTTAGTTGGGAAACCTGCTGcagaattatgaaaa is a genomic window of Malus domestica chromosome 09, GDT2T_hap1 containing:
- the LOC103454560 gene encoding telomere repeat-binding factor 4; its protein translation is MGNQKQKWTAAEEEALLAGVAKHGPGKWKNIIKDPECAPFLIHRSNIDLKDKWRNLGVNSCGHGSKERPRATKIRKVVGTQHDIVQSPASAASVRPNASLVAVTNDALSTASDGKNAPRYDAMIFEALLTMKDKDGSTIGAILNYIEQRHEVPVPANFRRVLGTRLRQLAMQGKLDKAQNGYKIKKDVTLVAETPISTPDQKEVRPWKLQNYVPMISTETVKDAADNAAYKLVDADNKCFLATQAMKEAERVSMMAEDTDSMLLLMEEIYEQCLRGEVVALA